The Pseudodesulfovibrio cashew genomic sequence TTCAATTGCTCTGAGGTATACCCCTCCCCGTTGTGGTAGTATTCGAGGAGATAGGTCGTTTCGCTCTCGGTCAGGTAGCGTGCGCCCAGAAGAAAGCTCCAGGCATCGTGGTTGTGGATACTGCTGGTCCCGTCGTCGTTGAAAACCGTCTGCTCATGGCCCAATCGGACCGCCGTTTCTCCATGGATGGCGAAATTTTCGGTGATATTCGCGGCAAAGTCGACGCCGAAGGACGTGTCGTAATAATCGCCGGTCATTGCCATGACATCCATGTCCACATCGGAAATCAGAAAGTAGAGCTTTCCCCCGTAGAGAACACTTTCTTTCGTCGCCAATCCCGTATTTACCCGCTCCCATACGGGGACGACCACCGGAGTGAACGCAAATGTCTTCAGTGGGCCGTCGAAGCTGAAGATGGCATCGACGACACCCATGACGTAGCCCTCACGGCTCTGGTCCGGGTCGTCCACGTCCTTGGGGCGGCTGGCGAAACTCACGGGGTTCCAGGCATACCCCTTGCCCCATTTGAGGACCTTTTTCCCTGCTTCCAGCGTGAACTGGGGGTCCGGTCTCCATGAGGCCACCCCCTCTTCGAGCAGGACCTGCCCGGCCCAATGCTTGTCGTCCTTGAAAAAACGTTCCGACGGTTCGTCCGGCTCGCTCACCGACGACAGGGGCAACTGACTCCAGGCAACGTCGGCGCGCGGGCGGGCATATATCCCGAACGTTTCGTATTTAACGGAAAGTTCGGGCTTGAGTTGCAGCAGCAAGTCCGTCTGGAGTTCGTCCTGTCTGGACTTGAAGAAGCGTTGCTCGTATGCCGCCGAGTTCCTGTTCAGGACGCGTTCGTACATCCGCAACTCGGCCTGCCCCCAGAATTCGAAGTGCTTTTCCTCTACGGCTGGAACGTCGAAATTCGCATCATAGAGGGGCTCGTCCTGGGCAAGGGCCGATGTTGCGGCAACCAGGGCGAGCGCCACACAGAGAAGCGCCCCGCGCCAGGCTCCGGCTTTCATCACTCTGTTTCCCGCCATTACCGGCGCAGGGTCTCGATCCGCGGCAGGTAATTGAGGGTGAAGACTTCATCAGAGAAATCCCTGGCCTTCATCCTGGCGAAGATCATTACGGACAGGTACCCCTTGTGGAGCGGGCTGTCCGTCTCGACAATGGCCGGGCGGACGAATCCGTCGCCGAAGTCGGTCATCTTTTTGAAATGCAGGGTCTTGATCAGCATCCCGGACGCCGCGAGACACTTGATTTCCGTTGGAACAAGCCGGTCCTTGGCCACCAGCATTTCCAGCTTGTCGTAGGCCACGTCGTTGGTCTTCGCCTTCAGGTGGAGAACGTAGGCGTCGTCGTTTTCCTCCATGGACTCGGGCGCGTACTCGACGCTGTAGTCGAGCCGCATGATGTCGGCATTGTTGAAGATGCCGCCCGTCACCGATTGCAGGCTGGTTATCCTGACCGGCTTGGCCACGCTCGGGATATGGAGCCACATGTTGTCGCCCAGGCGCAGGGTCGCGCGGCCCTTTTCGCTGGATGGCTCCAGAAACACGGAAGCCACCATGTCCTGCCCCTTTTTGATGGTGTACAGGACGTATTCCCGCTTGCTCCCGTCCGGCTCGATGTTAATGAGCTTGCGGTAGGATTCGTAGCTGACCGGGGCAAGGTTGCGGTCCACGGCCTGGAGCACATCCCCGGCATCCATGGCGGACGCCTGCCCGGTGCCAAAGACAAGGCAGATGACGGTCAGGAGAAGAACATGTTTTATCATATGCATTTTCTTTGTCCCCTTGAGGTTACACGTGGCCGAGCGCATCGACGGGTTCCATCCGGCTCGCCTTCCATGCGGGTTGCAACGCCGCCAGGGCGGAGGCGACCAGGACGATGGCCGACAGGAAGAGCATTTCCCCGGGGTTGATGTCCGGTCGCACGATCAGGTTGTCCATGCGTCCGAAGGAGAAGGCCACTCCAGCCGCCTTGAAGGCCAGCAGCCCGCCCACGCCCAGGATCAGCCCGAGAGCCGTCCCCAGTATGCCGAGGAGCACGCCTTCGGCCACGAAAAGCGACATGATCGTTCCGGGGGAGGTCCCCATGGCGGCAATGGTCCCGATTTCCCGCACGCGCTCGAAGACCGACATCAGCATCACGTTGAGCACGCTGATGAGGACGATGGCGACCATGACGATCTTCACCGTGATCAGCATCAGGTCGATCATGTTCGCGATATTGGAGAACGGCGAAAGCTTTTGCCAGGTATGCAGCTCAAAGGCGGGCTTGCCCTTCTTGTTCAGGAATCCGCCGAGGGTCGCCGTGAGCGATGCTGCGACCGGCTTCAGGCGGTTGAAGTCGGAAACCCGGACCACGATCTCGGTGACCTCGCCCGGTTTGGTGCGCAGTAGGCTGCGGGCGTCTTCGATGTGCATGTAGGCGTCCTTGCCGCCCGGGCCCATGATGTCCTCGATGATACCCGCCACCTGGAATTCCATGCCGTTGACGGAGCCGTCCTTGTTGGTCGCGACCAACACCACGGAGTCGCCGGGCTTCATGCCCAGGCTCTTGGCCACCTTTTCGGGGACGATGACCTGGCCCTTCTTGAGCAGATCCTCGCCCGGGCCGGGGGCTCCCTGCTTCATCCTGCCCACCAGGGACGGACAAACGGCCATTTCCCGTTTCGGATCGATTGCCGAAAGCCTGACGTTGGTGCTTTCCATATAGTTGCTGAGGACCGCACCGAGCTTCAGCCTGGGGGCATACGCCTCCACTCCGGGAGTGCCATCGAGAGTTTTCGCGATTTTTTTGTACCCCTGTCCCTTCATGTTCAGATTGAGGGGCATGGTGTCTATGGACGAAAAGTACCCCTTGCGGTGAATCTGCAGGTGACCGATGCTTGAATCCGTGATGATGCCGATCATCATGGACTTGAACGATCCGGCGAGGCCCGAGAACATGACGACCATGCACACGCCGATGACGATGAGCAGGGAAGTGAGGGCCGTACGACGTTTGTAGCGCGCCAGATTGCGCAGGGCGATCTTGAATATGTTAAGCATGGTCATTGCCTCCCTGGACAAGCGGGTTCCCGTCACGCAGCATGCCGTCCTCGATGCCGTGCACCACGTCGGCGTGTTCGACGATGCGCGGGTCGTGGGTGGAGAAGACGAAGGTGGTCCCGTAGGTGTCCCGCATTTTTTTCATCAGATCGATTATCTTGTGGGCCGTGTCGTGGTCGAGGTTCGCGGTGGGCTCATCCGCCAGCACCACCTCCGGGTTGGTCACCAGAGCACGGGCCACGGCCACGCGCTGCTTCTGGCCGCCCGAAATCTGATCCGGCCGCTTGTCCTTCTGGTCGGCCATGCCGACGGCCTCCAGCACAGCCATCACGCGTTCCCGCCGCTCGGCTGCGGGAGTCCGGGTGATCATGAGCAGGGGGTATTCTATATTCTCGTACACGCTCAGGACAGGGATGAGATTGAACGACTGGAAAATGAAACCAAGGTGTTCGCCGCGAAAATGAGCAGCTTCCTTTTTCCCCAGGGTGTCCACCCTGGTGCCGGTCACCCGGACCTCGCCGGACGAGGGCTTGTCCATACAGCCGATGATATTGAGCAGTGTTGTCTTGCCGCTTCCCGAAGGTCCGACGAACGTGACAAGTTTCCCTTTTTCGATGGAGACGGAGATCTGTTTCAGGGCCTCAGTTTCAACCTGCCCCGTCAGATATTTTTTCGAAATGCCGTCCAGTTCAATCAGCGACATGGTTTTCTCCTGTACACATGGCCTAGGGAAAATCCCCGGTCATGCCGTTAATTCCGTTTCGAGGCCCCCCCGGCCATCGCCCCAAACCCGGGCCTGCTGCCTCCATAATTCTGAATTGCTTCCAACAGTCCGGAAAACTGATCCGGCCGCAACACGGCCTTTTCCTGGAGCAGAAGACGAAGCACCTCGTCTTTCATTTCGCCTTGATTTACAGAAATCTTTTGCTGAATGGCCCGAATCGCCCTTTCGTCGGCAACGGGTTTGGCCAGCAACTCCAGCATCCGTTTTCTCAGTTGCATCGTTTCCCGGCGAATACGGTCTGCATTGGTCTTGAAGGCCTGCGCATAAGGTTCCAGCACTTTCCATTGTTCGGGTGTCACCTGCACGCTTTCATACCGCGCCGCAAAAAATGGGTCTCCCGAATGGCGGGAAGCCTCCGGCGGCATCGGATTTTGTCCGGGAAAATACTGCATGCCCCAGAACAGGACAAAGGCGATATTCAATCCCACCGACAAGGCCAGCAGCGACCGCTTCAGATAATACATGGTTACAACCTCCCCCCGCCGTCGAATCCGGCCAGCACCGCGGCCTCGATCGAACCGCCGGGAGCCGCACTCAGGGACGCGGAGACCGTATTCTCCGTCCGCATCATGCCCCGTTCAGAGACCGATCCGCCATGACTGTTCCACCCGAGAAGACCTCCCAGAAGCAGGCCGACAGCCAGGGCGGATGTCATGGCCGTCATCCCCAGTCCTCTGCGGACAATCTCTCGGAAGCGGCTTTTGATCGGGGCATCGAAATACTCTCGTGAAGCTCGAGCCATGATCCGGAATTCCAAATCGCCCGGCATCGCCGGAGTGCCCAGAGAGGTAAGAGGTGCTTCCAATGCCGCCAGCTCCGCCAAACGCGCGCGGCAGTCCGCGCACCCATCGAGATGGCGTTTCATATCCCGCAATTCCTGTTCGGGCAGTTCGCCGTCCAGGTAGGCGGAAAGACGTGTATGGCAATTTCGGCAATGCATTTGTGTCGGCCTCATCTTCATTAAACGATCCAATTCCGGGAAACCCCCGCCTTCGAACAAAAAAAGTTCAACGCGATTTCAATTCCTTTCGCATCGCCTCACGGCCCCGGGACAGCAACCGCTCGACTCCCTTGCGTGACGTTTCAAGCACTGCGGCCATTTCATCATAGCCGAGCCCTTCGTAGTAACGCAGCACCACGGCCATGCGCTGTCTAGGGGGAATGGCATCCAATGCCCGGCGAACACGAGCCGCGTCCTGGCTCATGATCAATGCCTCCTCCTGTCCGGGGGACGGATCGGCCAACTCCGGATAATCGTCCGACTGTCCGGGCTTTTTCCTTTTGGCATGGTCCAGGCAGAGTCGAGAAATGATGATGTAGAAAAACCTCTTGAAACGTGCGGTACGGCGATATCGGGCCGACGCGGAAAGCAGCTTGATGAAGGCGGCCTGAACGATATCTTCGGACTCATCCCTGGAGCCAAGGAAACGATAGGCCACGCCCCAGGCCCAGGACTGGTGCCGCCGGACGAGTTCGCCGAAGGCCTGCCGGTCCCCGTTTCCCGAGGCTTCCAATAGGGCCTCGTCCGGGAGTTGTGATTCCTGTCGATCAGGCAATCCGCCGTCTCCTGATGTTGTTGAGGCTCGCCCAGAATAGCCCGAGCATGAACAGCACCACCCGCTCCACGGCAGACAACATGCCCTCCACGGCCTGTGCTTCGTCGAACTGCTTGCTTGGGTCTTCCATGCCTTCATTTTCCATCAGGACGGGCCTCCGGCGTCAGATATCTGTTTCCATTTGACGACGGTGATTCCCCGAGGGGGGAACTCTCTGTAGTCTTCGTACTCAATGAAAGTGGGCAATATTAATATTGCTTTGTCAATCTAGCGCATTCGAAAAAATATCAAAAATCATTTTGTAAATAAGAGATGCCCCCCGGTTGTCCGGACCGTCGAAGGGAAAAGTCTGGTGAGTCTGGGATTAACGATACCGCCAAAAGCGCCTCCCATCACCCTCGCTGTCGGAGACGCCCTGGGGAGCACCCCCCGTTGGCAAGCACCGCCGAAGGCTCCCCTGACTCTAAGAATCGCGCTTATCATTTGCCCTGCAGGAGCAGCTTCCAGCGCTTGGCCTCGTCCCAGTTGAACCCGCCTGGCACGCAGGGCCAGATGGAGTTGTTCTGGAAGAGCGGCTCCCGGGCGAGGGGGTACGGCGAGACCTTCGCGGCTTCGGCAAAGAGCGGGCTGTGCGGAATGGGCGTGTAGTGGGCGAGATGAGGACGGAAGCCGTAGGACCGGACATGCTCCACGGCCTGTTCGACGTTGCCGAGGTCCTGACCGGGCAGACCGAAGAGGATGTAAACGCCGATATCGTCGAGATCGAAGCCGGCGTCCAGGAGATTGCGTGCGCCGTCCTCCCACTCCCTGCGGGTGAGCTTCACGTCGTGGCGGTGGTCGAAATCGGTGGTCTCAAGGCCAAGGCGCACGGTATGCAGCCCTGCCCGCTTGAGGCGGGCGCAGACGTCCGCGCTGAGCCGCCGCACGTGCATGGCGTTGGGCGTGTGCAGGCGAAGGGAGAGGTCCTCGGCGTTGATGCGGTCGAGCACGGGCCAGAGCCAGCGGTCCGGGTTGATGAGCAGGGCGTCGTCGTAGAAGGCGAAGTCGCGCACACCCCGATCATACTCGGCGCGCAGGGCGGAGAACACGGCGTCGGGAGCGCTCTGGGTGAAGTCCGGGTACAGGGCGCGGCTGGCGCAATACTCACAGGTAAACGGACAGCCCCGTGAGCCGAGGATGGGCGCGTAATGAGGCTCGGCGTAGAGATCGAGGGCCAGGGACAGGCCCGCGTTGGGCGGCAGTGAGGGCGCGGGCAGGCCGAGCCGTTGCCAGAGCGAGGCCCAGTTGGCCGGGAGCTCCATGGAGCCCTGCATGATCAGGTCGGCGCGGGCATGGGCGCGGGCATGTTCGGTGCAGAGGGTGGCGTAGGTGCCGCCGAGGACGCGGGGGACGTCGGGCCAGAGTTCGGCGGCGATGTCGAGGACCTCGAGCGCGCCGGGATACCAGTAGGTCATGATGGACGTGACCAGGACAAGATCGGGCGCGGGATCGAGGGCGGCCAGGGCTTCCCGGACCATGTCGCGCGGGAGTCCGTAGCGGGAGTATCGCCGGTCCATGAAAGCCAGCGGCTCGGGGAGCGGCAGTTCCTCCTTGGGGTAGTGGCCGGTGCCGTACTTGCCGGGCGAGGGCCAGCGCGCGTCCTCCCAGGTGCGATCCAGGCAATCCACGAGGGCCACGGACGCTCCGGCGGCGCGGAGCATGTCCAGGCAGGCGAGCAGGCCCACGGGCCGCGACCAGACATTGAAGGCCGCGAAGTCGAATATCCAGGGATTGATGCCCAGTATGCGCGGGCCTTCGGCAGGGCCGGACCAGGGGATGTGCGGATGCTCGGGGCGGCTCACTTACTGATAGAAACGGGTGTAAAGATTGATGGCGAGGGACACGGCCAGCAGGACCACGATGGCCACGAGCAGCATGTTGGTGGTCCGGTTGCGCTTGGCCACGCGCTCGGCCTTGGACTTGGTGAACATCCCGGTGATCAGGAAGACCAGCCCGAGTATGATGATGAGTTTGGTGAGGATGCCCATGGGGAGGGTGTAGCGGATTTGGCCGGGAATGTCTTGCCCCGGAAAATGGTAACGTGATATGGAGAGCATGCTCTGCGGCTGGCTGCTTCAAACATCACAGCCGAACATGAAACAATATTCTTCCTCTTCCCGTGTCCTCTCGGATTTGGCGAATCTTACGTACGTCCTGCCGTCAGCTTTGGCGCGCCCTTTCCCCTTTCCCTATTCATCTGATTTCCCTTGGCCCGACTTCCCATCCGACGCGCCTCGGACCAAGGGAGGGTGTACGCCATGTTGAAGCGACTCCTGAAAAAGCCCGAAGCCAGATACTGCGCCATTATCGCTGTCCTCAGCATCATCCTGTGGATAGCCATGGGCCAACTCAGTGCCTACATCATTTTTTTCGGCGGGGCCGGACTCCTCATGTACGGACTCCCCTACGCCGTAGGGCTTCTCCTGCTTCTTGTCGGTGTCTATTCCATAAGCGGAGACGCCATCCGGGGCGTGCTGAAATGGTCCGGCCTCACACTGCTCGGGCTGTTTCTGGGCACCGGCCTCCTCTCGCTGGTGGCGGCTTCGCCGTACCTGGTGGACAAAACCCTGTCCACGAGCGAGGTGTATAGATACCGTTTCTCCATCGTGATGGAAACGCCGGATGGCCCCACCACCGTCGGCCACGTCGTGACCATGGACAAGAAGCGGTTCAGCCTGTCAGGAGCTCCCAGCGGAACGATGCTCATGCGCAATTCGCTACGGGCGCCCAGCAGCTATGTCGTGGGCGACGGGGTGTATGTGGGATACGCCAACCACAAGACGGGCATTCTTGCCGGTTTGTTCCCGGCGGTCCTGCGCCGACATGGCCTTCCCCTGCATGGCAGGGATTATACGGGCCTTGCGCTGGAGGTGGACAAGGAGTTGTTCCCCAGGTTGTTTGCCCATGGCCTGAAGCACCATGACGAGAAACTGCTCGCCCTGTACGAGTCGCTTCTCGCCCAAGGGAAATACAAAATCTTCGTGGAATTGCTTGGCGGAGAAGTGGAAGACCCCCAAAGGCCCGGGCAGTTGTGCAGATACCTCCTTGCCCTGGAGGCGGAAACCGCAAGAGGCAGGAGGCGGGCCGAGACCGAAGTTCGAGTCATCCGCGACGTCCTCACCACCGGAGACGGGAAAGAACATGTCCGCCTGCACCCTGTGGCCGGATTCCTGCACATCCCCCTCGGGAAGAAACTTGGCCTGCAAATGCGCTTCTTGCCGCGCGACCTGGTTTCACTTCCCGGTCGCCTGGCCGTGGCAACGGGCAAAACCGGCTTAGCGCCCGGAAACAGGCACCAGGTGCCAAACGAACTGCTTGAGAAACAGTATTTCGGAGGCCTTCAGCTTCAGGGAGACGACGCCCGCTTCCCTCCCGAAGAGTATCGCGCGTTCAAGGCAGGCAAAGGCGAATACACGGTCTGGTTCGAAGTGCTCGACGGTTCGTGCGATTATGAGATTCCTAGCCCTTGATCCAGATGATCCCGGCCTGCCTGCCCGTGTCGCGATTCGGGGAGGCGCACGCCTTGCGGTAGGAGAAGAAGGTGTCGTCCATGCCCATGGTGCAAAGGTCGAAGGAGAAGAGCTGTTTCTCGGGCACACCCGCCGCCATGAGCTGGTCGCGGGTCATGCGCCAGAGGTCGGCGCGCTTGGTTTCCGGGTCGAAGTACTGCTTGAAGCCGGGACCGAAGTCGGTCTCGAAGTTGACGAACTCGGCAGCGGCCGGACTCAGGGACGGGCCGCGCACCGCGAAGACGTCCTTGGGGTCGAGACCGTAGGTCTCGCAGAAAAAGCGCACCCCCTCGCCGGGGAAATTTATCTTGTTGCCGCGCCAGCCCGCATGCAAACCCGCCACGTAACGGCCCGAGCGGTGGGCCAGGAGGATGGGCTGGCAGTCGGCGGTCTTGATCACCAGGCCGTGACCTGGCGTGGCCGTGGTCATGCCGTCGCCCTCCAGCATCGCGTGCTCCTCAGGGGCGATGGGCGCAGGGTCGGCGTGGATCACCCCGCCGTGAACCTGGTTGCACTCGCACCAGCCGGTCAGCTCCAGGCGGTCGAAGACGAGGCGGCGATTTCCGGCCACCTTGTCGGGCTCGTCGTTGACGTCAAAGGAGAGGTTGGCCGAGTCATGAGGCGGCTCGGACAGCCCCCCGCGCCGGGAGGTGAAGGCGCAGCCCACACCGGGGATGCCCACGAACTCAAAGGGGAAAAACGCTATGGCCGCCATAATTCCTCGTCGGTGCACACGGCCTTGACCGGCATGTCCCACTCCTCGGTGGGGATGCGATCGACCAGTTGGAACTCGTAGCCCATGCCGATGGTCAGGGTGGCCTGCATGGCCCCATTGGCCAGCAGCCGGTCATAGTAGCCACCGCCGAAACCGAGGCGGAAACCGCGCCGGTCAAAACCTATTCCCGGGATCAGGGCCAGATCCGGACAGCACTCGCTCATGGCCGGGCACTTTGTGGCGTCGGGTTCCATGATGGCAAAGGGGCCAGGCGCGAGGTCGTCCCGACACACGGCACAGGCGATGTCCATCTCCCCGTTCCGCTCGGGACGGCAGCGGGGCAAGAGCACGCGGGCCCCCCGCTCCCAAAGCTCGTCCAGCAGCGGGCGCACGTTCACTTCCCCCCGCACGGGCCAGTAGAGGAGCACCTCGGCGGCTTCCAGCCACTCGGGCAGGGCCCGGACAAACTCCAGAGCCCGATCACTGCGTTCCTGCCGGTCACTTTCGGAGAGCAGCAGCCTTTTGTCGATGAGCCGCCGCCGCAACCGTTCCTTGTCATTGATGTTCATGGAGCGCAGGGTAACACGGCAGGGAGCGACAATCCAGCATCCGGAAACGCCCTCGTCGCAGGCGGCGGGAGAACCCGCTTGGGTTTCGCTTCGTCTTGATGTATCCTCCCGCCGACAACGAAACATACCGAGCCGGAGAATCCATGCCCGCTAACATACTGGTCCTCGACGACGAAAAAAACTATCTGCTCATCCTGGAATCCATCCTGGAGGACGAGGGGTACGACGTGACCACCCTGTCCGACCCGGAGATGGGACTGGCCTACCTCGAAGACTCCGAGGTGGACGTGATCCTGACGGACATGAAGATGCCCAAACTCACGGGCCAGGACGTGCTGGAGCACTGCAAGAAGAACTACCCGCACATCCCGGTGCTGATCATGACCGCCTTCGGGTCCATCGAGGCCGCGGTGGAGGCCATGCGCATCGGCGCCTTCGACTACATCACCAAGCCGTTCGCCAACGAGGAGCTGCTCCTGTCCATCTCCAAGGCCGTGCAGTATGCGGCCACCCAGCAGGAGAACATCCGCCTCAAGCGCGAGATCCGAGACCGCTACTCCAAGGGCAACATCATCGCCCGGGCCAGGGGCATGCAGCAGGTACTGGACATGGTCGACCGCGCCGCGCCGTCCAAGTCCACCGTGCTCATCCTGGGCGAGTCCGGCACCGGCAAGGAAGTCATCGCCCGTGCCATCCACACCAGCTCGCCCCGCAGGGACCAGCCGTTCGTCACGGTCAACTGCATGGCGCTCAATCCCGGCGTGCTGGAGTCCGAACTCTTCGGCCATGAAAAGGGCTCGTTCACCGGGGCCACGGCCATGCGCAAGGGCCGCTTCGAGCAGGCCAACAAGGGCACCCTTTTCCTGGACGAGATCGGCGAGCTGACCCCGGAGCTTCAGGTCAAGCTGCTGCGCGTGCTCCAGGAGCACCAGATCGAGCGAGTGGGCGGCGCCGAGACTTTTGACGTGGACATCCGCATCGTAGCCGCCACCAACAAGAATCTGCAGGAGGCCGTGTCCAAGGGCGAGTTCCGAGAGGACCTCTTCTACCGCCTGAACGTGGTCTCCATCTTCATGCCGCCCCTGCGCGAACGGCGCGAGGACATCCCGCTCCTGGCTTCCCACTTCCTGGAGAAATACACCAAGGAGAACCAGGTCAACATCACCGGCTTCTCCGGTTCGGCCATGGACTACCTGACCGCCTACGAGTGGCCGGGCAACGTCCGCCAGCTGGAGAACGTGGTGGAGCGGTGCACGGTCCTGTCCAGGGGCGAGATCATCAAGGCCGAGGATCTGCCGCCCGAAATCAAGGACGAGGAGGCCCAGTTCAAGTCCGCCGTGGACCTGCTGCCCGGCAAGCTCAACCTGGCCGAGACCATGGACAAGATTGAGGGGGCCCTGGTGAAGCGCGCCCTGGTTCGCACCGAGTTCGTCCAGGTCAAGGCCGCCGAGATGCTCGGCCTGTCCAAGTCCAACCTGCAATACAAGCTCAAGAAATACGGCCTGGCCGGAAAGGCGAAATAACGCGAGCAAGTTCACTTAGGAGGACTCACATGTCGTCCGGTCCGATAACAAGACGTAAGTTCCTGGCTATGGTCGCTTGCGCGGCAGTGGTGCCATACGCGATGCTCAACCGGACCGAAGAATTAACCGTGACCAGGCAAACCATTGCTGTGCATACGCTGCCTACTCTCTTTTCCGGCTTCACCATCTGCCACCTCTCGGACCTCCACTCCCGTGAATACGGAGCCGGAAATCGAGAACTGCTCAGGATCATCGACGAACACAAGCCCGACTTGATCGCCATGACCGGTGACATGATCGACAAACGGCGCTGCGACGAATCCGTCTGCCTGCACTTGTGCCGTGAGGCAGCCCGCATAGCGCCTGCCAAGTTCGTAACCGGCAATCACGAAATGACCAACTTTCACCAAATGATACAACACCGCCTGAGGGATACGGGGGTCGACTTCCTGGACAACAGGAACACCATCCTGCAGCGCGGAGGGGACAAAGTATACTTGGCCGGAGCCGGGGAATACAATTATTATGGCAAACAGAGTATTAAATTTTCCATGAACGGCATCCCTGAAGACGCCTGCTCCATAGTCTTGTCACATCACCCCGAGATCATGGAAGAATTCAGCAATCGCA encodes the following:
- a CDS encoding outer membrane lipoprotein-sorting protein — encoded protein: MIKHVLLLTVICLVFGTGQASAMDAGDVLQAVDRNLAPVSYESYRKLINIEPDGSKREYVLYTIKKGQDMVASVFLEPSSEKGRATLRLGDNMWLHIPSVAKPVRITSLQSVTGGIFNNADIMRLDYSVEYAPESMEENDDAYVLHLKAKTNDVAYDKLEMLVAKDRLVPTEIKCLAASGMLIKTLHFKKMTDFGDGFVRPAIVETDSPLHKGYLSVMIFARMKARDFSDEVFTLNYLPRIETLRR
- a CDS encoding ABC transporter permease is translated as MLNIFKIALRNLARYKRRTALTSLLIVIGVCMVVMFSGLAGSFKSMMIGIITDSSIGHLQIHRKGYFSSIDTMPLNLNMKGQGYKKIAKTLDGTPGVEAYAPRLKLGAVLSNYMESTNVRLSAIDPKREMAVCPSLVGRMKQGAPGPGEDLLKKGQVIVPEKVAKSLGMKPGDSVVLVATNKDGSVNGMEFQVAGIIEDIMGPGGKDAYMHIEDARSLLRTKPGEVTEIVVRVSDFNRLKPVAASLTATLGGFLNKKGKPAFELHTWQKLSPFSNIANMIDLMLITVKIVMVAIVLISVLNVMLMSVFERVREIGTIAAMGTSPGTIMSLFVAEGVLLGILGTALGLILGVGGLLAFKAAGVAFSFGRMDNLIVRPDINPGEMLFLSAIVLVASALAALQPAWKASRMEPVDALGHV
- a CDS encoding ABC transporter ATP-binding protein, whose protein sequence is MSLIELDGISKKYLTGQVETEALKQISVSIEKGKLVTFVGPSGSGKTTLLNIIGCMDKPSSGEVRVTGTRVDTLGKKEAAHFRGEHLGFIFQSFNLIPVLSVYENIEYPLLMITRTPAAERRERVMAVLEAVGMADQKDKRPDQISGGQKQRVAVARALVTNPEVVLADEPTANLDHDTAHKIIDLMKKMRDTYGTTFVFSTHDPRIVEHADVVHGIEDGMLRDGNPLVQGGNDHA
- a CDS encoding Spy/CpxP family protein refolding chaperone, with translation MYYLKRSLLALSVGLNIAFVLFWGMQYFPGQNPMPPEASRHSGDPFFAARYESVQVTPEQWKVLEPYAQAFKTNADRIRRETMQLRKRMLELLAKPVADERAIRAIQQKISVNQGEMKDEVLRLLLQEKAVLRPDQFSGLLEAIQNYGGSRPGFGAMAGGASKRN
- a CDS encoding anti-sigma factor family protein; translated protein: MHCRNCHTRLSAYLDGELPEQELRDMKRHLDGCADCRARLAELAALEAPLTSLGTPAMPGDLEFRIMARASREYFDAPIKSRFREIVRRGLGMTAMTSALAVGLLLGGLLGWNSHGGSVSERGMMRTENTVSASLSAAPGGSIEAAVLAGFDGGGRL
- a CDS encoding RNA polymerase sigma factor is translated as MPDRQESQLPDEALLEASGNGDRQAFGELVRRHQSWAWGVAYRFLGSRDESEDIVQAAFIKLLSASARYRRTARFKRFFYIIISRLCLDHAKRKKPGQSDDYPELADPSPGQEEALIMSQDAARVRRALDAIPPRQRMAVVLRYYEGLGYDEMAAVLETSRKGVERLLSRGREAMRKELKSR
- a CDS encoding B12-binding domain-containing radical SAM protein, giving the protein MSRPEHPHIPWSGPAEGPRILGINPWIFDFAAFNVWSRPVGLLACLDMLRAAGASVALVDCLDRTWEDARWPSPGKYGTGHYPKEELPLPEPLAFMDRRYSRYGLPRDMVREALAALDPAPDLVLVTSIMTYWYPGALEVLDIAAELWPDVPRVLGGTYATLCTEHARAHARADLIMQGSMELPANWASLWQRLGLPAPSLPPNAGLSLALDLYAEPHYAPILGSRGCPFTCEYCASRALYPDFTQSAPDAVFSALRAEYDRGVRDFAFYDDALLINPDRWLWPVLDRINAEDLSLRLHTPNAMHVRRLSADVCARLKRAGLHTVRLGLETTDFDHRHDVKLTRREWEDGARNLLDAGFDLDDIGVYILFGLPGQDLGNVEQAVEHVRSYGFRPHLAHYTPIPHSPLFAEAAKVSPYPLAREPLFQNNSIWPCVPGGFNWDEAKRWKLLLQGK
- a CDS encoding polyphenol oxidase family protein yields the protein MAAIAFFPFEFVGIPGVGCAFTSRRGGLSEPPHDSANLSFDVNDEPDKVAGNRRLVFDRLELTGWCECNQVHGGVIHADPAPIAPEEHAMLEGDGMTTATPGHGLVIKTADCQPILLAHRSGRYVAGLHAGWRGNKINFPGEGVRFFCETYGLDPKDVFAVRGPSLSPAAAEFVNFETDFGPGFKQYFDPETKRADLWRMTRDQLMAAGVPEKQLFSFDLCTMGMDDTFFSYRKACASPNRDTGRQAGIIWIKG
- a CDS encoding 5-formyltetrahydrofolate cyclo-ligase yields the protein MNINDKERLRRRLIDKRLLLSESDRQERSDRALEFVRALPEWLEAAEVLLYWPVRGEVNVRPLLDELWERGARVLLPRCRPERNGEMDIACAVCRDDLAPGPFAIMEPDATKCPAMSECCPDLALIPGIGFDRRGFRLGFGGGYYDRLLANGAMQATLTIGMGYEFQLVDRIPTEEWDMPVKAVCTDEELWRP
- a CDS encoding sigma-54-dependent transcriptional regulator, with the translated sequence MPANILVLDDEKNYLLILESILEDEGYDVTTLSDPEMGLAYLEDSEVDVILTDMKMPKLTGQDVLEHCKKNYPHIPVLIMTAFGSIEAAVEAMRIGAFDYITKPFANEELLLSISKAVQYAATQQENIRLKREIRDRYSKGNIIARARGMQQVLDMVDRAAPSKSTVLILGESGTGKEVIARAIHTSSPRRDQPFVTVNCMALNPGVLESELFGHEKGSFTGATAMRKGRFEQANKGTLFLDEIGELTPELQVKLLRVLQEHQIERVGGAETFDVDIRIVAATNKNLQEAVSKGEFREDLFYRLNVVSIFMPPLRERREDIPLLASHFLEKYTKENQVNITGFSGSAMDYLTAYEWPGNVRQLENVVERCTVLSRGEIIKAEDLPPEIKDEEAQFKSAVDLLPGKLNLAETMDKIEGALVKRALVRTEFVQVKAAEMLGLSKSNLQYKLKKYGLAGKAK